From one Streptomyces sp. N50 genomic stretch:
- a CDS encoding DUF2848 domain-containing protein — translation MAVLTFELPDGSTREVDVVQVLNAGYAGRSQDDVAAHVAELAELGVPGPSVTPALYPVSPYLAQQTERVAVQHGRTSGEAEWALVVAEGGELLLTAACDHTDRDLEVHGVAWSKNAGPDVLARRAWRLADVESRIDEITLRAWVSHAGTETEIQTGTLAELLTPGYWVDVLRSRGELIPGTVLISGTIPMAAGVDQFADGWRVELADPAGGDAIGLAYDVRPMAEPIG, via the coding sequence CCTCAACGCCGGGTACGCCGGGCGCAGCCAGGACGACGTCGCCGCGCACGTCGCGGAACTCGCCGAGCTGGGGGTGCCGGGGCCGTCCGTGACGCCCGCGCTCTACCCCGTCTCCCCGTACCTCGCCCAGCAGACCGAGCGCGTCGCGGTCCAGCACGGCCGCACCTCCGGCGAGGCCGAGTGGGCGTTGGTCGTCGCGGAGGGCGGGGAGTTGTTGCTGACCGCCGCGTGCGATCACACCGACCGGGACCTGGAGGTGCACGGGGTGGCGTGGAGCAAGAACGCCGGCCCCGACGTCCTCGCGCGCCGCGCCTGGCGCCTGGCCGACGTGGAGTCCCGTATCGATGAGATCACGTTGCGCGCGTGGGTCAGTCACGCGGGCACGGAGACCGAGATCCAGACCGGCACACTGGCCGAACTCCTCACCCCGGGCTACTGGGTTGACGTGCTGCGCTCCCGCGGTGAGCTGATCCCCGGGACTGTCCTGATCTCCGGGACCATTCCCATGGCCGCGGGTGTGGACCAGTTCGCCGACGGGTGGCGTGTGGAGCTGGCGGATCCAGCGGGTGGGGACGCGATCGGTCTTGCCTACGATGTCCGGCCGATGGCGGAGCCGATTGGCTGA